The Leptospira dzoumogneensis genome segment TCTACTGTGATCGTCTTGGTCAGGTCTTTGAAATTATCCCGCTGGTAAGTCATGTTCCCGGAGGAATCGTAGCTCATGACCAAGCGATTATTTCCACTTTGGGTGGAATCGATCTGTGTGACTTGGTGGTTGGAATATTGGTAATTCCACTCGTCTATGAGGGTATTATCGTTAAAGTTATGATTTCGTTTTGCGAGTAGGTTCCCGTTCTTTGCGTATGCAAAACTTTGGCGGAAGGTTTTTGTGTAATTGTCTGCAGATTCTTGGTATTTATGATATATTGGGGGAGGTCTCCCCCTCGCTTCAGCCGCGTTACACGCGTCTTACGCTACCCCTCTCCGGGAATCCAAAGCTCCGAACCCCGGACCGGATTTGCGCCTTAACTCATTTTTACTCATGCAGAGACGCTAAGACGCGGCGAGTGGAGTGAAGCGGTTCGAATTAATTTGGAAGTTTTAGGAGAAGTTTTTTGTGATCTGATAGTCATAGGCGAAGATTCGTAAGACTCGCCAGCAAGCAAGAAACCCAGCATTCTGATTGAAAATTATATTTCTATGATTTAATCTTAGCGAAAACTGTAATCCGCAGACCCCATGCTAGTTGTTCTCTTAAGTCCTTTCCTAACCCGAGCCTCATCCAACTAATTACTTTGTAGCGAAATTTCCTTCTGCCTCTCATTGAAGGTTCTCCTTTTTCTCGAATTCCTTTCGCTACAATCTTAGGTCTGCAAGGGGAGTTTTTCTGTTTAATCTTTATATCTTTTTTTCAAAATAAAAGTAAATATCAATAATACCAAAAAGTAAGAACATAATGCCTGCTATTTTAATATTTATAGTAAACCTTCGAGAACTAAAAAATCTTTTCAAATCTCCTTCTTCATACTGTGATTCTGAGGAATTTTGAATTAGTGAAGTTTTAAAGAGCAGAAAATATGCAATTAGGAACTTAGATAAACATTTTATAATGATGCCTAAATCATTACCATCCATATTTCGTCTCCGTTACTTTTGAACTGTTTGTTCGAGAACCTCCTCCTCCGGGGCTTCCAACGCCAATTTCAAAAGTAAAATTATTGGTTCCCGGTGAGTACCCTAATCCTGCACCGACACCTTTTATATTTACATTAAAATTTACCCCTTCGCCAGTCATTATATTCTCCATTTCCGCTTTATTTGGTTGTTTCCACGAAAGCACCCAGCCATATGAAGCGTTTCCTGAAAATGCCTTTGTCAGAGAACCGCCCGACAAAGCTTGACTTTCATAAACTGTTCCATAACGATCTATCATATATCCTCCGCCAGCTGTAAATTCTCCAGCTTTAGATATTCGCCCTGAACCTTGAGCTGACATGTAATCCGGAGAGCGATGGTTATTTATTAGTTTTGAATCACATGAAGGAGCTTGCCCAAAGCCAAATCCACAAATAGAAAGCTCCATAGCTTCCCTACCAACTCCTTTAGTTATATTCCAAACATCTTTTCTGGTGATTTCTGGCCAAAGTGATTTCTTAACTTTTGGTTTCAAAGTAATCGGATCAATTCCTTTATTAAGAGGACGAATTTCCGGAGTGGTCGGACGACCCAATAGTTTTTGATCAGAAGGAAGTAATCCAGAACCTACTCCATTGGAATTTCGTGGGACAAATGCTGGACTCGCAGAGTTCGCCGTTTCATAAGGAGAAGGAAGAAGTTTTTTAGGAACTGCGTTATGCCCAGTTGGATCCTTATATCGAATCGGATTCCCCGCAACATAAGAGAATCTATTCCAACCCTGCGTATTCCGTGCCCCATCAATGATCGTATCCGCACTTGTAAACCTCGCAATCTGCGGATCGTAATATCTTGCATTATAAAAATAGAAATTAGTCTCTCTATCTAACTCCTGAGAGTTATACTTAGGAGCAAAGTCAAGAGTTCCTCTTTGGACAAGAGTCTCTCCATAAGGCTCATATTGCATTCTGGAGAGTGTATGAGCACCCTCATCCAATACATGAGCAACTGAGTCCACTTGGTCAGTTAAAAAGTAAGCAGTAACCCCATCTTCATTTAGAGCAGCGATCCGCACTCCGTTCAAATAAACGTTATTAATAGAGCTTAAGATATTTGTTTCTTCAGAATATTCTAAACCGTAGAATTTACTTGGATACAGGATCTCCTGGTTTTTGAAAGAAGCTCCACTTGGAACTAATGCTTTCTTACGAACTCTAAATCCACCTTCATCATAATAATAATTTCCAATCGTTGTGCTAAGTGCATCTTGGACCTGAGTAATTCTGTTCTGGGAATCTACTGTGATCGTCTTGGTCAGGTCTTTGAAATTATCCCGCTGGTAAGTCATGTTCCCGGAGGAATCGTAGCTCATTACCAGACGATCGTTTCCACTTTGGGTGGAATCTATCTGAGTGACTTGGTGGTTGGAATATTGATAATTCCACTCGTCTATGAGGGTATTATCGTTAAAGTTATGATTTCGTTTTGAGAGTAGGTTTCCGTTCTTTGCATACGCAAAACTTTGGCGGAAGGTTTTTGTATAATTGTCCGCAGATTCTTGGTATTGGCCGTCTGCGGCGGTGAGTCGGTTTAACCCGTCGTAGTTATAATTGTATGCTGCTGTGTATTCGCTGGATGTGTTTGTGATCCCTGTGATATTATTTTGGGAGTTAAAAGCATACACTGCATCTTGGAGTGTTTTTGTGGTTCCGTCCACATCTCCAACCGAGTTGATGCAAACTAATCTTTGTTTTACATCGTAGATATAGTTGGTTTGGACTCCGTTGCCTAAGCTGAGTATGGATATGTTGGGGGAGGTCTCCCCCTCGCTTCATCCAGCCCTTGCTTAAATCATATCCCATTTCAGGATAACCCCTTTAAAACGCAAGAGCCGGATTCCGCTACCCCCTCTCCGGGGACTTGCTGGCTGCGAACCCCGGACCCGGATCCTTTATAGTTCGGAATTTTAAAAAGCTGCGATTCTCACGCAGAGCCGCTAAGGCGCAGGGGCTCGCGCTTGCATGAGCGAAGGTGCGCAAAACCCTCCTTACCGAAAGGAACAACTGCAGCTTGTTGGAATTCCTATATTGAGGCGTGTAAGGAAGCTTGATTGGAAAATTAGAAATTTATGATATGGTTGTATCTCAAATGAAATTATAATCCTACGATCTTCGGACTGGTTCAAGTAAAGTCTTTCTATCAAAAGCACCTTTATATCGCCCTGCTTCAACTTTTATAACGGGCTAAGGACAGGAGGGAGGAGGAGATTTCCTATAAACGAGAGAAAATAATAAATATGCCATCGCAAAGAAAGAAAAGAAATCGAAAAAAACGTTGCTCAAAAGTACTTTTTCTTGAAAGTCAAAATAACCAGGAAACATGACATAAAAAGTTTTCTCTGCACTGATATTAATTACTCCATATTTTTCTTTAAATCCAGATTTTTTAATTGTACTGCAAATAGACGGGCTTTCCATAGGATGATTTTTGGTGGGATTATAAATACAATACAGTCCAGGAAAAGGAATTAATGTTTTACCATTTACTTCGTAAGGATCAAAATAGAAAAAAATCAATAAATAAATTACAAGCATAGATTTTAAAAAATATTTCATTTTTCGCAAAACCACTAATCCAATTTAGCTATTTTCCCGTAGTCAAAGACTTATTGTTTTTATTATTATAATTTTTCATAATTCTATCATTTTCTTTCTTACTTCTCAAATCGCTCAACCAGAAATCATCAAATTTTAAAAACCGTCTAGAAGCAGTAGGGCCATCTACTGATCTTTTCCCATCCGAAGACTTAATACTTCCCTCCCTATTCGCCGATCCTGAGAAACCGAAGGGTAAACCTAACTTTAATCCGCGAAATTTCACAGGTAAGCCTGTGCTTAAAACAATATCCTTATTTTTGGACTTATTTCTATATCTTTCATCAACCATGATGGTAGTGCCAAGACTTATTGGCCCAAAGTTCCCATTTATAGTATGATATTCTTTTTCACCGTCTATATAATTTTCTTTTGTATCATTTACGTCATAATAATTTACTCCAACACCTCCGTTTACGCCAATTGTAGGAGTTATGTTGATAAATAATCCTCGAGCTCGTTTTGTATCTCCACCCACATCTATATCTTCTTTATACATCCCGAATTCGGCCAAATACCCAGCACCTAAAGTAGCTTCTGCGGAAACACTTACAATTTCAAGTTTTGCTGGAAAAATAGGATTTCCACACATTTCGGGTCCACATTCTTTCATTGGGACATGCCCCGTCGGATCCTTATACAGAATCGGATTTCCAGCAACATACATAAAGCGGTTCCAGTTCTGAGTAACGGCACCTCGCTCTGGAATAACACTATCCGCACTTGTAAACCTCGCGATCTGCGGATCATAATATCTTGCATTATAAAAATAGAAATTCGTCTCTCTATCTAGCTCTTGAGAATTATACTTTGGAGCAAAATCTAACGTTCCTCTTTGTACAAGAGTCTCCCCATAAGGTTCATACTGCATTCTGCTGAGAGTATGAGCACCTTCATCTAGAACATGAGCAACTGAATCTACCTGATCCGTTAAGAAATATGCAGTAACCCCATCTTCATTTAGAGCAGCGATCCGCACCCCATTCAAATAAACGTTATTGATAGAACTTAAGATATTGGTTTCTTCAGAATATTCTAAACCATAGAACTTACTTGGATACAGGATCTCCTGGTTTTTGACAGAAGCTCCACTTGGAACTAGAGCTTTCTTACGAACTCTGAATCCACCTTCGTCATAATAATAGTTACCGATAGTGGTGCTGAGTGCATCTTGGACTTGGATAATTCTATTTTGAGAATCTACTGTGATCGTCTTGGTCAGGTCTTTAAAATTGTCCCGCTGGTAAGTCATGTTCCCGGAGGAATCGTAGCTCATTACCAGACGATTGTTTCCACTTTGGGTGGAATCTATATGAGTGACTTGGTGGTTGGAATATTGGTAATTCCACTCGTCTATGAGGGTATTATCGTTAAAGTTATGATTTCGTTTTGCGAGTAGATTCCCGTTCTTTGCATAAGCAAAACTTTGGCGGAAGGTTTTCGTATAATTGTCCGCAGATTCTTGGTATTGACCGTCTGCGGCGGTGAGTCGGTTTAATCCGTCGTAGTTATAATTGTATGCTGTTGTGTATTCGCTGGATGTATTTGTGATCCCTGTGATATTATTTTGGGAGTTAAAAGCATACACTGCATCTTGGAGTGTTTTTGTGGTTCCATCCACATCTCCAACGGAATTGATCCGGACTAATCTTTGTTTTACGTCATAGGTATAGTTGGTTTGGACTCCGTTGCCAAGTCCAAAACCGGAAGTTTGTCCAAATTCATTATAAGTAATATTTTCAACGATGGTTTTGCTGCAATAGCCAGGGATCACTCCATTTGTATTTACTTGTACTGAAATTCCTGTGATATAACCTGCGGTTCCGTAGGTGTAGCAGGCTTTCATCCGAGTATGGTTGACTGGATGTTCCGGATAATTGATAGAAGTCACACGTCCCAGTAGATCATATTTGTATTCCGTAATATAGGGACCGTCTGCGAGTTCTATGGTCAGATTTTTGATGTTTCTAGTTTCTTTCTTCGCTCTGCCTAATTTGTCGTAGCTGAAGGTTTTGATCTGGACCGAGTCTTCTACTCGCACGAGTTTGCCGAGTGCATTCTCCGCTCCGGAACCACTATCGTAATCGAAATATACGGTTCCTTCCGGTGTATCTTTGGTGATCATTCTGCCGAGAGGATCATACGTAAAACTTGTGGTGATTCCACGCGCATCCGTAGTTTGGGTAGTATCTCCAAATGCATTATAGGAACTTGTGCTAACTCCAAAATCCGGATCGCTGTTTTTCTTTAACCTTCCAAAAGCATCATATAACCAATACGCTTGGTTTTTTCCGGAAGTATCTTTTACATTGATCCCGCTTGTATCACAGGACAAAGCTCCGCCATCATTCAGGTCCGACTTTTTGATCATCTTTCCTGCAAGATCAAAACAGAAACCGATCTTTGCATTGGTCCCATCGGAACCGAAGTCTTCTATATAAAGAACCTGGCCTTTTCCATCTTTTACCGTTCTCTTGCTTGTTCCACCGCTATGGGTCTCAATCGTCTCAAATGGATCGTTATATGTAACGGTTAACGTAGTTGCTTCTGTTTCTCCAACTGCAACAGGAAGGATGGTTTTTTTGGCTCTTCCGATGGCATCATAATCGATATAACTTGGATTTCTTTCTTGGGTATGGAGAACAAAAGTATCTATCTCACCTGCATCTGCCCAATCCGGTTGGCCGGAACGAATGACTTGCCCGTTTCCATTGTACGAGATTTTTCCTGATCTTACAAATTGTCCGTTAGACCCTGTCTTAACTGTATGGATGATCCTGCCCATACCGTCTTTGTAACTGCGAGTTGCAAAACTCGGATCGGCTCCTCCGGTAGGAAAGCTAGTCTTTGCACTATAAGGGAAACTAGACCCATATTCATATACTGCTAAAACTTTGGTTCCGGAATCCGTATCTGCACTGGACTCAACGAGTCTTCCAAAATTATCATATTCAAAATAAGTTTTGTTCCCGTTTGGATCCGTAGAATCTTCCGGAGAACCGAAAGCTTTACTATAGTTCGTAGTGTAGCTGGTCTTAAGTTGGAGAGATCCTCCAAAACTTGTTTGTTCTTTTACAAACTGATGAAGCTGGTCATCATAAACATAAGAGGTCCCACGGGCCGGACTTGAACTTACATTTTTGTCTACTATCTTATTTCCATAAGTATCATATTCGTATTCCGTAATGTTTGCAGAAACAGAAGGGAGCCCGCTTCCCGTATACGTTACAGAATTACGGGTTAGATTTCCTTGGGAATCATAAGTAAGATTACTTGTTGTTTCATGAGAAGAACCGGATAAGGAAACAGTCTTTTTAGGACGGGTCTGGTTCGTTGTGGAATCCGTTTCGAAATCCGTAACGGAGGTAAAACTTTGGGAAGAATGTGCCGAATCTGCATAATGATCCGTGCTTATATCCGTCTTCTTAGTGAGATTATATCCGTTAAAATTCACAGAACCTTCGGAAGTGGTTGTTGCAGTTCCATTGATAAAATTCTGTGTTTTACTTAAACGAGCCAGATAACTGATCTTTCCTGAGACAGTTTCAATCTGTTGGATCTCATATGTCTTTTTAGAAGATCCGTAGTCCTTATTGTCCGAACCAAGGATATGCATTTCTTTTTCAGCGCCAGCAAGAGCACGGTTATGCATAAAGTTGGAATAAGGCTGGCTGAAATAAGAATGAACCGTTCTGGAACCGGTTGCATCCGTCATTGTGAATTCGGTAAATCCAAATGCGTCCGTTTCTTTTTTGCCGTTAATGAAAGCAGAGAAAGAAACCCCGTTTTTATAACTATAATTCTTAGGGATGGTGTTCCCAAGTCCGTCATCTAAGGTAATCTTTGTGCAGACTCTGTAATTGATCGAAAGGTCCGGGATATTATCTCCACCATTATTATCAAACTTAGTAGAATTATCATATTCTAAAGTGTAAGTCCCACCGATCCCGTTCTTGATCTGTTCGATCACATCCGGAACCGTGCCTGTTGACATAGCAAAATACCAAGTAGGCTCTTTGAGATGAATAATACCAATATCTGCGAGTCCATCCCCATTATAATCCCCTTGGATCCATTGAAAAGGATACACTTTACTCATTAGATCCGGACGATCCATAGATAAGGCAAACACGGGAGAAGCCGCAGTAACCAACTTACTCTGAGAAAGATCATAGACCTTATTCTCTCCATCGGAGACAACGATCGGATTTCCTCTATGATCGAATTGGTTCGAAAATCCCACAAGCCCGGGGTTGTATACTGTTCTCGCAATAGTAGTTGCAGTAATTCTAATTTTAGAAAATACAACAGAAGCAGTGTCTGTCGGATCCTCATAAACGATCGAATTGCCGGATACTTCCGGAAAGAGCGCGTATTGGATCCCGGCCTGACTTGTTTTATCATAAACGGTAGTGGATACAGGAATATTCACTGAACCGGTTAGAAGTTTGAAATTGATTGCAGTAGAACCGATAGTTCCTAAATACCATTTATGAGTAGTTCCGGTTCTATCTACGAGTAAGATCTGGGCCTTTCCAACTCCAGAAAAATCTCCGGAAAAAATACTGAAACTTGTTCTTCTGTTCCGATTGGTTTCACTTCCTACTTGGAAAAGATTCTGTAGATACGAATCTAATACATCTCCGGTAACTGTTAGATATTTTGTTCCACTTGGGCCTGTAAGTAAAAATCTTTGGGCGCTTGTGCTTGTTTGGTCATTCAAGACCAAAGCCGACTTGGAATTAGTAGAATCGAAATTATCTATAGCATATGCACTTGAATTGAGATCGAAAGAAACAACCTGAGAGTCTGCGATACTTGCAAAGTCCGTTCTTTTAAAAACGTTTCCACTATCTTGGGTAACGACAAAAAATTTGCTTGTAGTTCCGAAATCACCGAAAAACAAAACTTCATCACGAGTGTTTACAGTATAACGATCCACCTTACCATTGTTAACCGTTACAATCCCAGTTGTCTCCGGACTAAAACCCGTAAGAACTGCTTCTGTAAATGTGGAACCCTTCTTAAAATCAAACACCCCGGTTTTTCTATCAAAAAGAAGCAGCTCGGAAGAAGCAGAACAATCGTTTGTAGTAAAACATCCTGGATATGCAATTTCCCCTTTTCCAGGGTTGGAGTTCCCATCGTATTGATAATCTAAAAGAACAGTTTTGGTATGTGAAGAAGTAGAGAATACACCGAATCCCTTTGTAGGTTTCACTTCATCCAAAGGAAGAGGAGTTTTCATGACTCTGTCTTGATTCGGGCCATAGCTCATATCGCTATAAATTTTGTATCTGAATCCGTTAGATGTTGCCTCTCCGATCCAGAACTTTCCGTCCGTCTCAGAGAAAAACCCTACGTCAGTTGCACCATCTCCATTGAAATCTCCTTGGAGCCAACGAGTGATCGTTTTGAATTGAGGAGCTTTGGACCAGATCTTAAAATTAATAGTCCGATTTAAAGTTTCTCCTAAGGTCCATTCACCGGAAGAACGATCGAATAATAAAAAGTCGGAAGTTCCGTCTCCGTTAAAGTCTCCCGAAAATTGATCGTTAGAAAATAAAGTCTGCTCGGGGGCAGTGAATACTTTGTATAGCACCCAGTTGGTAATAAAATAGATCGGATCCGCTTTATTAGGATTTCTAAAATTTTCTCCTACAAACCATTTTCCATTTCTTTGGTCATAGATAGAAATATCAGTAAGTCCATCCGCGTTATAATCTCCGCTTAGGAACTTAACCTTACTTCTATCCTTTCCATCTATACTCGTGTCGTTTGTGCTGACACTATCCAAATTCGCATTCGGAGAATAATCTCCTCTGAAAACATTTTGGAATTTTTTACCTATCTTTAAGAACTCGAAACTCCCACCTTTATTCAACATCAAAGTCCAAAGGCCGGTAGGTTCATCGAAGAGCAGGGAATCGGAAAGACCATTCCCGTCATAATCGCCGGGAAACCACTCCATCCGGAAAATATCCGGGATCCCGCTCATCAATCTTCCATAATTACGAAATTGGAATACTTGTCCGTCATGTTCCGCGACTATGAAGTCTTTAGTTTCCGGCAGGTAGAATGCAATATCGGATCTCCCGTCTCCATTAAAGTCACCGCTTACATTTCCTTTAAAAAATCGGATCTTAGAAGGACCATCATAGTTTTTATAACGATTCCCATATGTTTTAAAATTATATCCGCCTTCTCTTCTTCCTTCTGCCGCTTTCCAATTTCCGGTTTGAGGATTGAAGAATACGATATCCGAAATCGCATCCCCGTTAAAATCTCCTTCAAAATATTGGGTAGAATCAGGAAGAACTTCCGGTTCGCTGGAAGCTTGGTTTGTTATATTCTGCCAGGCTAATATTCCGGAAGAAGAACTATACTTGAATTCAGGTTTAGTTGTATGCCGATCCGAATCTACGGTTTTAAGGATCGGTCTTCCTGAATCGAAAGAAGTATCGTATATAAGAGAATACGTCCAAAGTTTGCCGCCAGTCCAACCTACTTCTATCTTATCTAAAAGCCTATCCATGGTCATGGTAAAACCGGGAGCCATACTTACATACGAATCTCCTCTAGGCTTTGTGATAAACTTCACATATTGTTTTGCGGGAAATCCACTTCTGCTGTTTCCGGTATATTTAATCTCTTGGACATATAAGTTCCGTTTTTCGGAATACAGGGAAGTATCATAAGTGACCTGCATATAGTTCCCGTTCCGATCCTCCGTTTTAGAAAGATACCAGCTATATGTTCTGGAAATTTGGTTTGGATCATAGATCCGATTGGAAGAAGAGTCACCAAAGATAGTTTTAGTTCCGCCG includes the following:
- a CDS encoding SpvB/TcaC N-terminal domain-containing protein, which encodes MMNRLFQFAGVLPSGTSFLSPGSAPSPEGSDLFSISTNYSETIDDPETKADALAGAMFISPPEPNNFGAVSLSYPIQVPAGRAGVQPNLALSYSSTGGDGWTGIGWSIGLGAITRTPEYGALFYDSRDTFTWNGKRLIKVSGSTSNENGVYRPEITEEDFALLKLTNIENGGTWEVLDSGGTKTIFGDSSSNRIYDPNQISRTYSWYLSKTEDRNGNYMQVTYDTSLYSEKRNLYVQEIKYTGNSRSGFPAKQYVKFITKPRGDSYVSMAPGFTMTMDRLLDKIEVGWTGGKLWTYSLIYDTSFDSGRPILKTVDSDRHTTKPEFKYSSSSGILAWQNITNQASSEPEVLPDSTQYFEGDFNGDAISDIVFFNPQTGNWKAAEGRREGGYNFKTYGNRYKNYDGPSKIRFFKGNVSGDFNGDGRSDIAFYLPETKDFIVAEHDGQVFQFRNYGRLMSGIPDIFRMEWFPGDYDGNGLSDSLLFDEPTGLWTLMLNKGGSFEFLKIGKKFQNVFRGDYSPNANLDSVSTNDTSIDGKDRSKVKFLSGDYNADGLTDISIYDQRNGKWFVGENFRNPNKADPIYFITNWVLYKVFTAPEQTLFSNDQFSGDFNGDGTSDFLLFDRSSGEWTLGETLNRTINFKIWSKAPQFKTITRWLQGDFNGDGATDVGFFSETDGKFWIGEATSNGFRYKIYSDMSYGPNQDRVMKTPLPLDEVKPTKGFGVFSTSSHTKTVLLDYQYDGNSNPGKGEIAYPGCFTTNDCSASSELLLFDRKTGVFDFKKGSTFTEAVLTGFSPETTGIVTVNNGKVDRYTVNTRDEVLFFGDFGTTSKFFVVTQDSGNVFKRTDFASIADSQVVSFDLNSSAYAIDNFDSTNSKSALVLNDQTSTSAQRFLLTGPSGTKYLTVTGDVLDSYLQNLFQVGSETNRNRRTSFSIFSGDFSGVGKAQILLVDRTGTTHKWYLGTIGSTAINFKLLTGSVNIPVSTTVYDKTSQAGIQYALFPEVSGNSIVYEDPTDTASVVFSKIRITATTIARTVYNPGLVGFSNQFDHRGNPIVVSDGENKVYDLSQSKLVTAASPVFALSMDRPDLMSKVYPFQWIQGDYNGDGLADIGIIHLKEPTWYFAMSTGTVPDVIEQIKNGIGGTYTLEYDNSTKFDNNGGDNIPDLSINYRVCTKITLDDGLGNTIPKNYSYKNGVSFSAFINGKKETDAFGFTEFTMTDATGSRTVHSYFSQPYSNFMHNRALAGAEKEMHILGSDNKDYGSSKKTYEIQQIETVSGKISYLARLSKTQNFINGTATTTSEGSVNFNGYNLTKKTDISTDHYADSAHSSQSFTSVTDFETDSTTNQTRPKKTVSLSGSSHETTSNLTYDSQGNLTRNSVTYTGSGLPSVSANITEYEYDTYGNKIVDKNVSSSPARGTSYVYDDQLHQFVKEQTSFGGSLQLKTSYTTNYSKAFGSPEDSTDPNGNKTYFEYDNFGRLVESSADTDSGTKVLAVYEYGSSFPYSAKTSFPTGGADPSFATRSYKDGMGRIIHTVKTGSNGQFVRSGKISYNGNGQVIRSGQPDWADAGEIDTFVLHTQERNPSYIDYDAIGRAKKTILPVAVGETEATTLTVTYNDPFETIETHSGGTSKRTVKDGKGQVLYIEDFGSDGTNAKIGFCFDLAGKMIKKSDLNDGGALSCDTSGINVKDTSGKNQAYWLYDAFGRLKKNSDPDFGVSTSSYNAFGDTTQTTDARGITTSFTYDPLGRMITKDTPEGTVYFDYDSGSGAENALGKLVRVEDSVQIKTFSYDKLGRAKKETRNIKNLTIELADGPYITEYKYDLLGRVTSINYPEHPVNHTRMKACYTYGTAGYITGISVQVNTNGVIPGYCSKTIVENITYNEFGQTSGFGLGNGVQTNYTYDVKQRLVRINSVGDVDGTTKTLQDAVYAFNSQNNITGITNTSSEYTTAYNYNYDGLNRLTAADGQYQESADNYTKTFRQSFAYAKNGNLLAKRNHNFNDNTLIDEWNYQYSNHQVTHIDSTQSGNNRLVMSYDSSGNMTYQRDNFKDLTKTITVDSQNRIIQVQDALSTTIGNYYYDEGGFRVRKKALVPSGASVKNQEILYPSKFYGLEYSEETNILSSINNVYLNGVRIAALNEDGVTAYFLTDQVDSVAHVLDEGAHTLSRMQYEPYGETLVQRGTLDFAPKYNSQELDRETNFYFYNARYYDPQIARFTSADSVIPERGAVTQNWNRFMYVAGNPILYKDPTGHVPMKECGPEMCGNPIFPAKLEIVSVSAEATLGAGYLAEFGMYKEDIDVGGDTKRARGLFINITPTIGVNGGVGVNYYDVNDTKENYIDGEKEYHTINGNFGPISLGTTIMVDERYRNKSKNKDIVLSTGLPVKFRGLKLGLPFGFSGSANREGSIKSSDGKRSVDGPTASRRFLKFDDFWLSDLRSKKENDRIMKNYNNKNNKSLTTGK
- a CDS encoding RHS repeat-associated core domain-containing protein — encoded protein: MDGTTKTLQDAVYAFNSQNNITGITNTSSEYTAAYNYNYDGLNRLTAADGQYQESADNYTKTFRQSFAYAKNGNLLSKRNHNFNDNTLIDEWNYQYSNHQVTQIDSTQSGNDRLVMSYDSSGNMTYQRDNFKDLTKTITVDSQNRITQVQDALSTTIGNYYYDEGGFRVRKKALVPSGASFKNQEILYPSKFYGLEYSEETNILSSINNVYLNGVRIAALNEDGVTAYFLTDQVDSVAHVLDEGAHTLSRMQYEPYGETLVQRGTLDFAPKYNSQELDRETNFYFYNARYYDPQIARFTSADTIIDGARNTQGWNRFSYVAGNPIRYKDPTGHNAVPKKLLPSPYETANSASPAFVPRNSNGVGSGLLPSDQKLLGRPTTPEIRPLNKGIDPITLKPKVKKSLWPEITRKDVWNITKGVGREAMELSICGFGFGQAPSCDSKLINNHRSPDYMSAQGSGRISKAGEFTAGGGYMIDRYGTVYESQALSGGSLTKAFSGNASYGWVLSWKQPNKAEMENIMTGEGVNFNVNIKGVGAGLGYSPGTNNFTFEIGVGSPGGGGSRTNSSKVTETKYGW